Proteins encoded in a region of the Mycobacterium branderi genome:
- a CDS encoding WXG100 family type VII secretion target: protein MSQIMYNYPAMLVHAGDMASYAATMQGLGADIASEQAALSAAWQGDTGMTYQAWQAQWNQAMADLVRAYHAMAGTHETNTVSMLARDQAEAAKWGG, encoded by the coding sequence ATGTCGCAGATTATGTACAACTACCCGGCGATGCTGGTGCATGCCGGGGACATGGCCTCCTATGCGGCCACGATGCAGGGCCTGGGGGCGGATATCGCGTCCGAGCAGGCGGCGTTGTCGGCGGCGTGGCAGGGCGATACCGGGATGACGTATCAGGCGTGGCAGGCGCAGTGGAATCAGGCGATGGCCGATCTGGTGCGCGCCTATCACGCGATGGCCGGCACCCACGAGACCAACACCGTCTCGATGCTGGCCCGCGACCAAGCCGAAGCCGCCAAATGGGGCGGCTGA
- a CDS encoding inorganic diphosphatase codes for MQFDVTIEIPKGQRNKYEVDHETGRVRLDRYLYTSMAYPTDYGFIDDTLGEDGDPLDAMVLLPEPLFPGVQVEARPVGMFQMTDEAGGDDKVLCVPAGDHRWDHIKDIEDVPAFELDVIKHFFSQYKALEPGKFVKTANWVGRAEAEAEVQRSIERFKAAGGH; via the coding sequence GTGCAATTCGACGTGACCATCGAAATCCCGAAGGGCCAGCGGAACAAATACGAGGTCGACCACGAGACGGGTCGGGTTCGTCTGGACCGCTATCTCTACACGTCGATGGCCTACCCCACCGACTACGGCTTCATCGACGACACCCTGGGCGAAGACGGCGACCCGCTGGACGCCATGGTGCTGCTGCCCGAGCCGCTGTTCCCCGGTGTGCAAGTCGAGGCGCGGCCGGTCGGGATGTTCCAGATGACCGACGAGGCCGGCGGCGACGACAAGGTGCTATGTGTCCCGGCCGGCGACCACAGGTGGGATCACATCAAGGACATCGAAGACGTTCCCGCGTTCGAGCTGGACGTCATCAAGCACTTCTTCTCGCAGTACAAGGCGCTGGAGCCGGGCAAGTTCGTCAAGACGGCCAACTGGGTCGGCCGTGCGGAGGCCGAGGCGGAGGTCCAGCGCTCGATCGAGCGCTTCAAGGCCGCCGGCGGGCACTGA
- a CDS encoding alpha-hydroxy-acid oxidizing protein translates to MGNFGDYQYQFYKAGVLNKTSPFPFTFAEWEHRAQENMNPLIYGYVKGGAGDEETQDINVTELRRYGLTPRMLRDRSDRDMSVTFLDRRLPTPVFLCPVGVLGNIRPEGDLEEARVCAELDLVGMYSTLSSATIEEVAEARGDSFGIFQLYPTADEKLTESFVKRAEKAGFDAIAVTVDYGTVGWRPRDLSHGFMPMLRGDCIANYTSDPRFRELAGVTSEKDLDPVHAGAVWLEVFANPAFTWDDLRWLRQITELPLILKGICLPDDAAHAKQLGVDVIACSNHGGRQANGGVPAICHLEQVIEAVGDLPVTFDSGIRDGVDVLRACGLGAALVGIGRPYAYGLAVGGRDGLRAVVSQILAEADLTMAVDCYTELSQVAVERLD, encoded by the coding sequence ATGGGCAACTTCGGCGACTACCAATACCAGTTCTACAAAGCCGGGGTTCTCAACAAGACGTCGCCGTTTCCGTTCACGTTCGCCGAATGGGAACACCGCGCCCAGGAGAACATGAACCCGCTGATCTACGGCTACGTCAAGGGCGGCGCCGGGGATGAGGAGACCCAGGACATCAACGTCACCGAGTTGCGTCGCTACGGGCTGACGCCACGCATGCTGCGGGACCGCAGCGATCGCGACATGTCGGTGACCTTCCTCGACCGCAGGCTGCCGACGCCGGTGTTTCTGTGTCCGGTCGGGGTGCTCGGGAACATCCGGCCCGAGGGCGACCTGGAGGAGGCCCGGGTGTGCGCCGAGCTCGACCTGGTCGGCATGTACTCGACGCTGTCGTCGGCGACCATCGAAGAAGTGGCCGAGGCCCGCGGCGACTCCTTCGGAATCTTTCAGCTGTATCCGACAGCAGACGAAAAGCTCACCGAGAGCTTCGTCAAGCGCGCCGAGAAGGCGGGGTTCGACGCCATCGCGGTCACGGTCGACTATGGCACCGTGGGTTGGCGTCCGCGCGACCTGTCCCACGGATTCATGCCGATGCTGCGCGGTGACTGCATCGCCAACTACACCTCTGATCCGCGTTTTCGCGAATTAGCCGGTGTCACAAGCGAAAAGGATCTCGACCCGGTGCACGCCGGGGCGGTGTGGCTGGAGGTATTCGCGAACCCGGCGTTCACCTGGGATGACCTCAGGTGGCTGCGGCAGATCACCGAATTGCCGTTGATCCTCAAGGGAATCTGCCTGCCCGACGATGCTGCGCATGCCAAACAGCTCGGTGTCGACGTGATCGCCTGCTCCAATCATGGTGGGCGCCAAGCGAATGGCGGTGTTCCGGCGATCTGTCATCTCGAACAGGTCATCGAGGCGGTGGGCGATCTGCCGGTGACGTTCGATTCGGGCATCCGCGACGGCGTCGACGTGCTGCGCGCCTGTGGGCTCGGCGCCGCACTGGTCGGCATCGGCCGCCCCTACGCTTACGGTCTTGCGGTCGGCGGGCGCGACGGGCTTCGGGCCGTGGTGTCGCAGATCCTGGCCGAGGCCGATCTGACGATGGCCGTCGACTGCTACACCGAGCTGAGTCAGGTCGCCGTCGAAAGGCTCGACTAG
- a CDS encoding polysaccharide biosynthesis protein, protein MSGRRRPRPLVFSNCGSAVAVTEVGGPSASMGASAGPVGRGSVARVGAATALTALCGYAVVYLAARDLAPAGFSVFAVFWGAFGLVTGAANGLLQETTREVRSVRYADVATGRTHPLRVAGMLGAAAAVAIAGSSPLWSGQVFADARWLSVGLLSVGLAGFCLHATLLGMLAGVDNWTQYGALMVTDAVIRVAVATATFLIGWGLVGFLWATVAGAVAWLIMLAVSPTTRAAARLLTAGGTATFLRGVAHSITAAGASAILVMGFPVLLKATSAELGAAGGVVILAVTLTRAPLLVPLTAMQGNLIAHFVDERTERLRALVAPALLVAGIGGIGVLAAGLIGPWILRAAFGPDYDAGSALLAWLTAAAVAIAMLTLTGAAAVAAALHRAYAVGWVGATVASTLLLLLPLPLETRTVVALMCGPLVGIGVHLTALARSAG, encoded by the coding sequence ATGTCAGGTCGGCGCCGGCCTCGCCCGTTAGTATTTTCGAACTGTGGAAGTGCCGTCGCTGTGACCGAGGTCGGCGGTCCTTCCGCCTCCATGGGGGCCTCCGCGGGGCCGGTCGGGCGCGGCAGCGTCGCCCGGGTCGGCGCGGCGACAGCACTGACCGCCCTGTGCGGCTACGCCGTGGTTTACCTGGCCGCCCGCGACCTGGCCCCCGCCGGCTTCTCCGTCTTCGCGGTGTTCTGGGGTGCGTTCGGGCTGGTCACCGGTGCCGCGAACGGACTGCTGCAGGAGACCACCCGCGAGGTCCGCTCGGTGCGCTACGCCGACGTCGCGACCGGACGTACCCATCCGCTGCGGGTGGCGGGGATGCTCGGGGCGGCTGCGGCGGTGGCGATCGCGGGGAGTTCGCCGCTGTGGAGTGGGCAGGTGTTCGCCGACGCCCGCTGGCTTTCGGTGGGGCTGCTCAGCGTCGGGCTGGCGGGCTTCTGCCTGCACGCCACGTTGCTGGGCATGCTGGCCGGCGTCGACAACTGGACCCAGTACGGCGCGCTGATGGTGACCGATGCGGTGATCCGGGTGGCGGTGGCGACGGCGACCTTCCTGATCGGCTGGGGTCTGGTGGGGTTCTTGTGGGCGACCGTCGCGGGCGCGGTGGCCTGGCTGATCATGCTGGCGGTGTCGCCCACGACGCGGGCCGCGGCCCGGCTGCTCACCGCCGGGGGGACGGCGACGTTTCTGCGCGGCGTCGCGCATTCAATCACCGCGGCGGGAGCCAGCGCGATCCTGGTGATGGGCTTTCCGGTGCTGCTGAAGGCGACATCGGCCGAGTTGGGCGCGGCGGGTGGGGTGGTAATCCTGGCCGTCACTCTGACCCGGGCGCCGCTGCTGGTGCCGCTGACCGCGATGCAGGGCAACCTGATCGCCCACTTCGTCGACGAGCGCACCGAGCGGCTGCGGGCGCTGGTCGCGCCGGCGCTGCTGGTCGCCGGGATCGGCGGCATCGGCGTGCTGGCGGCCGGGCTGATCGGCCCGTGGATCCTGCGGGCCGCATTCGGCCCCGACTACGACGCGGGCAGCGCGCTGCTGGCATGGCTGACCGCGGCGGCGGTGGCGATCGCGATGCTGACGCTGACCGGCGCGGCCGCGGTCGCGGCGGCGTTACACCGCGCCTACGCCGTGGGCTGGGTGGGTGCGACGGTGGCGTCGACGTTGCTGTTGTTGTTGCCGCTGCCGTTGGAGACGCGCACGGTTGTCGCGCTGATGTGCGGGCCACTGGTCGGCATCGGCGTGCACCTGACCGCGCTGGCGCGTTCCGCCGGGTAG
- a CDS encoding glycosyltransferase family 2 protein, which translates to MGYPDVWIVVPAFNEAAVIGDVVADVRSVFDNVVCVDDGSRDGTGDIALAAGAHLVRHPVNLGQGAAIQTGVEYARRQPGAQVFVTFDGDGQHRVKDVVTMVNRLAAGDVDIVIGTRFGRGVSRPPLAKRLVLRTAAWLSPRGRRLGLTDTNNGLRVFNKTVADGLDITMSGMSHATEFVMLIAENHWRVTEEPVEVLYTDYSKSKGQPLLNGVNIIFDGFLRGRLPR; encoded by the coding sequence ATGGGTTATCCCGATGTCTGGATCGTCGTTCCGGCCTTCAACGAAGCCGCTGTCATCGGTGACGTCGTCGCCGATGTCCGGTCGGTCTTCGACAACGTCGTCTGCGTGGACGACGGCAGCCGCGACGGCACCGGCGACATCGCGCTGGCAGCCGGGGCTCACTTGGTGCGACACCCGGTCAACCTCGGCCAGGGCGCGGCCATCCAGACCGGTGTCGAGTACGCCCGTCGCCAACCGGGGGCGCAGGTCTTCGTGACGTTCGACGGCGACGGCCAGCACCGGGTGAAGGACGTCGTCACCATGGTCAACCGGCTGGCCGCCGGCGACGTCGACATCGTGATCGGCACCCGGTTCGGCCGGGGCGTCAGCAGGCCTCCGCTGGCCAAGCGGCTGGTGCTGCGCACCGCGGCGTGGCTGAGCCCGCGCGGGCGCCGGCTGGGATTGACCGACACCAACAACGGCCTTCGGGTATTCAACAAGACCGTCGCCGACGGCCTGGACATCACGATGAGCGGCATGAGCCATGCCACCGAGTTCGTCATGCTGATCGCCGAAAACCATTGGCGGGTAACCGAAGAGCCGGTCGAAGTGCTCTACACCGACTACTCCAAGTCCAAGGGCCAGCCGCTGCTCAACGGCGTCAACATCATCTTCGACGGGTTCTTGCGAGGAAGGCTGCCGCGATGA
- a CDS encoding PPE family protein, with the protein MTAPVWMAFPPEVHSTLLSTGPGPGPMLAAAGTWSALSAEYEAAATELTSVLAGGQAVWEGPTAEQYAAAHMPYLAWLSLASTLSAEAAAAHTTVAGAYTAALAAMPTLPELAANHAIHAVLVATNFFGINTIPIALNEADYARMWTQAATTMSTYQATAKAAQNSSGAGAGSGAGSGSGAGGGGGGGGGTGSFQLPTPDEIWQMLFGPDGEQIPGQGQPNWSPEQYLQNLGNFFNGNAQALAWLQQNMQGLLNPSQAPALIAYFIAWQTYRIVNWTLRTLRFLIQELPLLITVGVSLMMPTLAGGLAGLAGLAGLSGLAGLAQPAAVPAPAPQPAVLGIQPPVVAPVTVTPTIPTSPLAPAAPTVAAPATAAAAAAPPAAPPVPPVPVTGAEGFGYMVGFAGLSSDASLSTRSKAKKPTAQSTEVAARAAAPEAQERTRRRLHSVIDRGYRHEYLDAGPDQGAGTLGFAGTVTKKGLQAAGLSTLAAAEYGGGPTMPMLPESWGEGPGQ; encoded by the coding sequence ATGACCGCCCCGGTGTGGATGGCCTTTCCGCCGGAGGTGCATTCGACGTTGTTGAGCACCGGTCCGGGGCCGGGCCCGATGCTGGCGGCCGCGGGAACGTGGTCGGCGTTGAGTGCCGAATACGAGGCTGCCGCAACGGAGTTGACCTCCGTCCTGGCCGGCGGGCAAGCGGTGTGGGAAGGCCCGACCGCCGAGCAATACGCGGCGGCGCACATGCCGTACCTGGCGTGGTTGTCGTTGGCAAGCACGCTCAGCGCCGAGGCGGCCGCTGCGCACACGACCGTGGCCGGCGCCTACACCGCGGCGTTGGCCGCGATGCCGACGCTGCCGGAGCTGGCCGCCAACCACGCCATCCACGCGGTGTTGGTCGCGACGAATTTCTTTGGCATCAACACGATTCCGATCGCGCTCAACGAGGCCGATTACGCCCGGATGTGGACTCAGGCGGCCACCACGATGAGCACCTATCAGGCCACCGCCAAAGCGGCCCAGAACAGCAGCGGAGCCGGTGCCGGTAGCGGGGCGGGGTCGGGCAGCGGCGCCGGCGGCGGTGGAGGCGGCGGTGGCGGCACCGGGTCGTTTCAGCTGCCCACCCCGGACGAGATTTGGCAGATGTTGTTCGGGCCCGACGGCGAGCAGATCCCGGGCCAGGGCCAGCCCAACTGGTCTCCGGAACAGTACTTGCAGAACCTCGGCAACTTCTTCAACGGCAATGCCCAGGCATTGGCCTGGCTGCAACAAAACATGCAGGGCTTGCTGAACCCGTCGCAGGCGCCGGCGCTGATCGCCTATTTCATTGCCTGGCAGACCTATCGGATTGTCAACTGGACGCTGCGCACGTTGCGGTTCTTGATCCAGGAACTGCCGCTGTTGATCACCGTGGGTGTGAGCCTGATGATGCCCACCCTGGCCGGCGGCCTGGCGGGTTTGGCCGGCCTGGCGGGCTTGTCCGGCCTGGCGGGGTTGGCGCAACCGGCCGCGGTGCCGGCCCCCGCGCCGCAACCCGCGGTGTTGGGTATCCAACCACCGGTCGTCGCCCCGGTGACGGTAACCCCGACGATCCCGACGAGCCCACTGGCGCCGGCCGCGCCGACGGTGGCGGCCCCGGCCACCGCGGCTGCGGCCGCCGCGCCACCCGCGGCGCCGCCCGTTCCGCCCGTCCCGGTGACGGGCGCCGAAGGCTTCGGTTACATGGTGGGTTTCGCGGGTCTGAGCAGCGACGCGAGCCTGTCGACCCGCTCGAAAGCCAAGAAGCCAACCGCCCAGAGCACCGAGGTGGCTGCCCGCGCGGCGGCGCCCGAGGCACAAGAGCGGACGCGCCGACGGCTGCACTCGGTCATCGACCGCGGATACCGCCACGAATATCTGGACGCAGGCCCAGATCAGGGTGCCGGCACCCTGGGATTCGCCGGGACGGTCACGAAGAAGGGTCTGCAAGCCGCAGGGCTCAGCACCCTGGCGGCCGCCGAATACGGCGGCGGCCCGACGATGCCGATGTTGCCGGAGAGTTGGGGCGAGGGCCCCGGTCAGTAA
- a CDS encoding DNA polymerase III subunit delta' → MSGVFARLVGQQAVEAELVAAARAARGDSPHSAAMSHAWLITGPPGSGRSVAALCFAAALQCTSDGVPGCGQCRACTTTMAGTHADVRRVIPEGLSIGVDDMRAIVQIASRRPSTGRWQIVLIEDADRLTEGAANALLKVVEEPPPSTVFLLCAPSVDPEDIAITLRSRCRHISLVTPSSEAIAQVLVEADGLDAETANWAASVSGGHVGRARRLATDPQARERRQRALGLARDAATPSRAFAAAEELVAAAEAEAMVLTAERDEAETDELRTALGAGGTGKGTASALRGATGAIRDLERRQKSRQTRASRDSLDRALIDLATYFRDALLVSSGARGVQANHPDMGERVAALAAHATPERLLRCIEAVLECREALAINVKPRFAVDAMVATIGQELRAGL, encoded by the coding sequence ATGTCCGGGGTTTTTGCGCGCCTGGTTGGCCAGCAGGCGGTCGAAGCCGAGCTGGTGGCGGCGGCGCGGGCCGCCCGCGGTGATTCGCCTCACAGCGCGGCCATGTCGCATGCCTGGCTGATCACGGGCCCGCCCGGATCGGGCCGCTCGGTCGCGGCGTTGTGCTTCGCGGCGGCGTTGCAGTGCACGTCTGACGGAGTGCCGGGCTGTGGTCAGTGCCGGGCCTGCACGACGACGATGGCCGGCACGCACGCCGACGTGCGGCGGGTGATTCCCGAGGGGCTCTCGATCGGTGTCGACGACATGCGGGCCATCGTGCAGATCGCGTCGCGGCGGCCGAGCACCGGGCGCTGGCAGATCGTGTTGATCGAGGACGCCGACCGGCTGACCGAGGGGGCGGCGAACGCGTTGCTCAAGGTCGTCGAGGAACCGCCGCCGTCGACGGTGTTCTTGCTCTGCGCGCCGTCGGTGGACCCCGAGGACATCGCGATCACGCTGCGGTCCCGCTGCCGGCATATCTCGCTGGTGACGCCGTCGTCGGAGGCCATAGCGCAGGTGCTGGTCGAGGCCGACGGGCTGGACGCCGAGACCGCGAACTGGGCGGCATCGGTCAGCGGCGGCCACGTCGGGCGGGCCCGGCGGTTGGCCACCGACCCCCAGGCCCGTGAGCGACGGCAGCGGGCGCTGGGGCTGGCGCGTGACGCGGCAACGCCGTCGCGCGCTTTTGCCGCCGCCGAGGAGTTGGTGGCGGCGGCCGAGGCCGAGGCCATGGTGCTGACCGCCGAGCGCGACGAGGCCGAAACCGACGAGTTGCGGACGGCACTGGGCGCCGGCGGCACCGGCAAGGGCACCGCGAGTGCGTTGCGAGGCGCCACCGGCGCGATCAGAGACCTTGAGCGACGGCAGAAGTCGCGGCAGACGCGCGCGTCGCGGGATTCGCTGGACCGCGCGTTGATCGACTTGGCCACCTACTTCCGCGACGCGCTGCTGGTGTCCTCCGGGGCGCGCGGCGTGCAAGCCAACCATCCCGACATGGGCGAGCGGGTGGCTGCGCTGGCCGCCCACGCCACGCCCGAGCGGCTGCTGCGCTGTATCGAGGCGGTGCTGGAGTGCCGTGAAGCGCTGGCCATCAATGTCAAGCCGCGCTTCGCCGTGGATGCGATGGTCGCCACCATCGGCCAGGAGCTGCGCGCCGGCCTGTAG
- a CDS encoding PE family protein produces the protein MTLRVLPEGLAATSAAVEAITAQLAAAHAGAAPVVSAVAPPAADPVSLEAAAVFSARGAQHSAAAAKGVEVLGRAGTGVGLAGTNYAVGDAAAASTYLGAGG, from the coding sequence ATGACATTGCGGGTGCTTCCGGAGGGTCTGGCAGCAACCAGTGCGGCGGTCGAAGCGATCACCGCGCAGTTGGCGGCGGCGCACGCGGGCGCGGCCCCGGTGGTGTCGGCGGTGGCGCCTCCGGCGGCCGATCCGGTGTCGCTGGAAGCCGCGGCAGTGTTCAGCGCCCGCGGCGCGCAGCACTCGGCGGCGGCGGCCAAGGGCGTCGAAGTGTTGGGCCGTGCCGGCACAGGTGTGGGCCTGGCCGGAACCAACTACGCCGTCGGCGATGCGGCCGCGGCATCGACGTATCTGGGGGCGGGCGGCTGA
- a CDS encoding TerC family protein produces MHVSVLEWSVALGVTMAVLLFDVVVIARRPHEPTMRECAIALSAYVGFAVLFGIWVWCFHGSRFGLEFFAGWLTEYSLSVDNLFVFIVIMASFNVPKRYQQQALFVGIVIALVFRAVFIALGAIAIQQFGWVFYVFGAFLVYTGIRLARGAGSGGDADNAVVRFARRLNVMTPMFLVIVALGATDLMFALDSIPAIYGLTREPYLVLAANVFALMGLRQLYFLLGGLLERLVYLGRGLAAILGFIGVKLVFHALRENDVPFINGGEHVNVPEIPTLLSLAVIVLTLGITAAASLYRTRVVADARTG; encoded by the coding sequence TTGCACGTGTCCGTGCTGGAATGGTCCGTCGCGTTGGGCGTGACCATGGCGGTCCTACTGTTCGACGTCGTTGTGATCGCCCGCCGGCCACACGAACCGACGATGCGCGAATGCGCGATTGCGTTGTCGGCCTACGTCGGGTTCGCGGTGCTTTTCGGCATCTGGGTGTGGTGTTTCCACGGCTCGCGGTTCGGGCTGGAATTCTTCGCCGGCTGGCTCACCGAATACAGCCTGTCCGTCGACAACCTGTTCGTCTTCATCGTCATCATGGCGAGCTTCAACGTGCCCAAGCGCTACCAGCAGCAGGCCCTGTTCGTCGGGATTGTGATTGCGCTGGTGTTCCGCGCCGTATTCATTGCGCTGGGCGCGATTGCCATACAGCAATTCGGGTGGGTGTTCTATGTCTTCGGCGCATTCCTGGTCTACACGGGCATCAGGCTGGCTCGCGGTGCCGGATCCGGCGGCGACGCCGACAACGCCGTGGTCCGGTTTGCCCGTCGCTTGAACGTCATGACGCCGATGTTTCTGGTCATCGTGGCGCTCGGTGCGACGGATTTGATGTTCGCGCTCGATTCCATTCCCGCCATCTACGGGCTTACCCGCGAGCCGTATTTGGTGTTGGCGGCCAACGTGTTCGCGTTGATGGGCCTGCGGCAGTTGTATTTTCTGCTCGGTGGCCTGTTGGAGCGGTTGGTTTATCTCGGCCGCGGTCTGGCCGCCATCCTGGGGTTCATCGGCGTGAAGCTGGTGTTTCATGCACTGCGGGAAAACGACGTGCCGTTCATCAACGGCGGCGAGCATGTCAATGTGCCGGAGATCCCGACGTTGCTCAGTCTGGCCGTCATCGTGTTGACGCTGGGCATCACCGCGGCCGCCAGCCTGTACCGGACCCGCGTGGTAGCCGACGCCCGGACCGGGTAA
- the esxG gene encoding type VII secretion system protein EsxG, with protein MSMLDAHIPQLVASQSAFAAKAGLMRSTIGQAEQEAVSAQAFHVGESAAAFQAAHARFVEVAAKVNALLDVAQANLGDAAGTYVAADAAAASTYTGGF; from the coding sequence ATGAGCATGTTGGATGCTCATATTCCGCAGTTGGTGGCGTCGCAGTCGGCGTTTGCGGCTAAGGCGGGGTTGATGCGCTCGACGATCGGTCAGGCCGAGCAGGAGGCGGTGTCGGCGCAGGCGTTTCATGTGGGGGAGTCGGCGGCGGCGTTTCAGGCCGCGCATGCCCGGTTTGTGGAGGTGGCGGCGAAGGTGAATGCGCTGCTGGATGTCGCGCAGGCCAATTTGGGTGATGCGGCGGGTACCTATGTGGCCGCCGATGCCGCGGCCGCGTCGACGTACACGGGAGGTTTCTGA
- a CDS encoding DUF2304 domain-containing protein yields MNWIQVLLIAAIILLLVYLLRSRRSAQSKAWVKVGYVLFVFAAVYAVLRPNDTTVVAHWLGVARGTDLMLYALIIAFSFTTLSTYLRFKDLELRYARLARAIALEAARAPEHS; encoded by the coding sequence ATGAACTGGATCCAGGTACTGCTGATCGCCGCCATCATCTTGTTGCTGGTCTACCTGTTGCGCTCGCGGCGCAGCGCGCAGTCGAAGGCGTGGGTCAAGGTCGGCTACGTGTTGTTCGTGTTCGCTGCGGTGTACGCCGTGTTGCGGCCCAACGACACCACCGTGGTGGCGCACTGGCTCGGGGTGGCGCGCGGCACGGACCTGATGCTCTACGCGCTGATCATCGCGTTCAGCTTCACCACGCTGAGCACGTATTTGCGGTTCAAGGACCTGGAATTGCGATACGCGAGGCTGGCCCGCGCCATTGCATTGGAGGCAGCGCGGGCACCCGAACACAGCTAG
- a CDS encoding NAD-dependent epimerase/dehydratase family protein → MRALVTGAAGFIGSTLVDRLIADGGSVVGLDNFASGRATNLEHLADIDEFVFVEADIVTADLQAIFTEYRPEVVFHLAAQIDVRHSVADPQFDASVNVVGTIRLAEAARRAGVRKVVHTSSGGSIYGVPPTYPTPEAVPTDPASPYAAGKVAGEIYLNTFRHLYGLECSHIAPANVYGPRQDPHGEAGVVAIFAQALLSGKPTKIFGDGTNTRDYVYVDDVVDAFVRAAGDKGGGQRFNIGTGVETSDRQLHSAVAAAVGAPDDPEFHPPRLGDLKRSCLDIGLAAKVLDWYPQVTLEEGLRRTVEYFRHAHTD, encoded by the coding sequence GTGCGTGCACTGGTCACCGGGGCTGCCGGATTCATCGGGTCGACGCTAGTCGACCGTTTGATCGCCGACGGCGGCTCGGTCGTGGGCCTGGACAACTTCGCGTCGGGGCGCGCCACCAACCTCGAGCACCTGGCCGACATCGACGAGTTCGTCTTCGTCGAGGCCGATATCGTGACCGCGGATCTTCAGGCCATCTTCACCGAATACCGCCCCGAAGTGGTGTTCCATCTGGCCGCCCAGATCGACGTGCGGCATTCGGTGGCCGACCCGCAGTTCGACGCGTCCGTGAACGTCGTCGGCACCATCCGGCTGGCCGAGGCGGCGCGGCGAGCGGGGGTGCGCAAGGTTGTGCACACGTCCTCGGGCGGATCCATCTACGGTGTACCGCCGACCTACCCGACGCCGGAGGCGGTGCCCACCGATCCGGCGTCGCCGTATGCCGCCGGCAAGGTAGCGGGGGAGATCTATCTCAATACGTTCCGGCACCTCTACGGCCTGGAGTGCTCACACATTGCGCCGGCGAATGTCTATGGCCCGCGCCAAGATCCGCACGGCGAAGCCGGGGTGGTGGCCATCTTCGCCCAGGCGCTGTTGTCCGGCAAGCCCACCAAGATCTTCGGCGACGGCACCAACACCCGCGACTACGTCTACGTCGACGACGTGGTGGACGCCTTCGTCAGGGCCGCGGGCGACAAAGGCGGCGGGCAGCGATTCAACATCGGCACCGGCGTGGAAACCTCAGACCGCCAACTGCATTCGGCGGTGGCCGCCGCCGTCGGTGCGCCCGACGATCCGGAGTTCCACCCGCCGCGGCTGGGCGATCTCAAACGCTCATGCCTCGACATCGGTTTGGCCGCAAAGGTTTTGGATTGGTACCCACAGGTCACGCTGGAGGAGGGCCTGCGCCGCACGGTGGAGTACTTCCGGCACGCGCACACCGACTAG